The following DNA comes from Ictalurus punctatus breed USDA103 chromosome 19, Coco_2.0, whole genome shotgun sequence.
TGTGCAGACAGCTGGGCTGTGGGTCGGCGCTGAGTGCTGATAGGAATGTTAGTTCTGGTCCTGGTGAAGGGACTATCTGGCTGAACAGAGTGAAGTGTCGAGGGGATGAGATTCACCTGTGGGACTGTCATCATTCCCTGAAGAAACACACTGACTGCTCTCCTGCTGGAGTCACCTGTGCAGGTCAGAGGGGTGTGCTAACTTTTCAGCTTCCTGTCTCCACTCATTACACTTTTCTCCCAGTGTTAAGACCtgataacttttatttataatcttAGATATTAGTTTGACCCTAAACTGTAATACGCTGATCAGCAGGTCATAACCCTTATTTAGTGagagtatattttattatatgatAGAAAGTGTCTTTATATTCTGTAAATACAGACGTGTCCACTACTAcacccatcaccaccaccaccaccaccaccaccaccacatcaGGTATGTATATTTGTTTCAATACAATATTTGTTACTGTTcatcatttttgtaaatatttatgattaCAGTGTCGTATCAAGATCCTCTTCTGTGTTTTTAACTTCAGTAAGAGCTCCTCCAAATCCTCCAGCACCTAAAGCTCCACCCACCCCTCCACTGGTTCTCTTTGTGTTGGGAACGCTGCTCTTCCTGGCCTTAGTGCTTCTGCTGGTCCTGTTTTACCAGAACAGAGTGCTCAGGAGAGGTACGAGACATACCTGTAAAtactaattacattttatcCTGCTGTTAAAATTGTCCTGTGAGAATTTCattaaaagttattattattattattattattattattattattattattattattattattattattctccacTCCCAGTTGTCTCTAAGAGGAGGCGTAAGACTCAGCCTGAGGCAGTCTATGAGGAGATCAACCACAGATACATCACTAGAAGAAGGACGAGCTCCACTCAAAGAGGTGAGTGATATGTGGACTGTTCTACATCACACTTATTGTATTCCATTTAAACTTGTAGCTGAAATTCACTGCTTGCAAATCATCAAATCACTcgatatgtgtgtgagtgtgtgtgtatgagtgtgtatacatgtgtgtgtgtttctccctccctctgtgtgagtgatataaataattgtgtgtgtgtgtgtgtgtgtgtgtgtgtgtgtgtgtgtgtgtgtgtgtgtgtgtgtgtgtgtatacgcttTCCTGCACAGGTGCATCCCCCTCAAACTTGCCCtctgtgagtatgagtgtgtgagtgtgtgtgtgtgtgtgtgtgtgtgtgtgtgtgtgtgtgtgtgtattaggacTGAGATTATAAAATGAactgatgaatgaattaaactaATCCCAGTTAATCACAGATTTTGGGTGAGAAATTACCCCCAAAAGATCATTTAAAGTCATTACTGTGTTCGATGAGAAAAGCATTGAATAGACGTTACAAAAAGTAGCTTtagaaagaaatatattattttatttgattcaacatagaatttattacacataaacttTTAGGTTGTATCGGAGGACGCAATTCGAAATGCTTCCATCAACCCCCTTCCACCATATTAACAGTCCTACAGTCCACAGCAATCTACAGAAGCcctcatcattattattattattattattattattattattattatgtttctcGTGACCTTGACATAGAAAGTCTGTGTTCTCTCGACGTCATTTTATCAGAGGAAAATCTGTCtccttgtgaatgggactggtgctgCATGCACGTTGGAGTCTTCACCATCGCcgtcataaatgtaataattccccgctgtagagatggactttatctccgcattaagagagaggggcgTCCCCTGCTCAAGtgtcggacactaatgtggaagtcgtcagtcactgacagacacagagatatttcagcttgagtgagtctctgattaaagtcaacattaatctgttcatccatgatgctgcGGGATTGCGCtaagcttttgctgcctccagaacaataaGAACAACATGTTGTTATgtcgagtacacagaaaaatgaaGTCGAGACCAcgagaaaatgagaaagaaaacagtaaTGCATGGACACTTAGGGCTTCTGTAGCAATCCATTTCTCTCTGGCATTTGTTGGTG
Coding sequences within:
- the LOC128635388 gene encoding scavenger receptor cysteine-rich type 1 protein M130-like; amino-acid sequence: MHFITADDGTSLRTHGTCSSFPLQKYCSKHWSLRLSGGEGSCSGRLEVYHNATWGSVCDDQWNIRNAQVVCRQLGCGSALSADRNVSSGPGEGTIWLNRVKCRGDEIHLWDCHHSLKKHTDCSPAGVTCAGQRGVLTFQLPVSTHYTFLPVLRPDNFYL